The following are encoded together in the Methanosarcina flavescens genome:
- a CDS encoding heparan-alpha-glucosaminide N-acetyltransferase, whose protein sequence is MVRCTDRFWEIDCVRGFAVLLMLLYHFLYDLDFFELADIQLRSGLILYAGRFSALLFILISGTALCISHSRALNKDLDKNGTENFSKYLRRGLKLYLMGLLLTGITWVFLPEEYIVFGILHFFGVSAVLVYPFLRYGKENIFFSLFFVLSGLYLRNITFGFSSLLWLGFTPENFSTLDYFPIFPWFGVLLAGVFLGNLLYADGKRQFEIPYTGKNPLFRLFSRMGQHSLVIYFIHQPVFLGLLFLSGLLDPNII, encoded by the coding sequence ATGGTCAGATGTACAGATCGTTTCTGGGAGATTGATTGTGTGAGAGGGTTTGCTGTCCTCTTGATGCTCCTGTACCACTTTCTCTATGACCTGGATTTTTTCGAGCTTGCAGATATTCAGCTTAGATCCGGTCTCATCCTGTATGCAGGCAGATTCTCAGCTTTACTTTTTATCCTCATCTCTGGAACTGCCCTATGCATAAGTCATTCAAGAGCTCTTAATAAAGATTTAGACAAAAATGGCACAGAAAACTTCTCAAAATATTTGAGAAGAGGGCTTAAACTTTATTTGATGGGGCTTTTGCTTACAGGTATAACCTGGGTCTTTTTACCTGAAGAATACATCGTCTTTGGGATCCTGCACTTTTTCGGGGTCTCGGCCGTACTTGTATATCCCTTCCTGAGATATGGGAAAGAAAATATCTTCTTCAGCCTGTTCTTCGTCCTTTCAGGGCTTTATCTAAGGAACATAACCTTTGGATTTTCCAGTCTGCTCTGGCTCGGTTTCACTCCCGAAAACTTCAGTACCCTTGATTACTTCCCCATTTTTCCCTGGTTTGGAGTACTGCTCGCAGGAGTTTTCCTTGGAAATCTTCTGTATGCAGATGGGAAAAGACAATTTGAAATCCCTTATACTGGAAAAAATCCTCTCTTCAGGCTGTTTTCCAGAATGGGACAGCATTCTCTTGTCATATATTTCATCCATCAGCCAGTCTTTCTTGGATTACTGTTCCTGAGTGGGTTACTCGATCCGAATATTATATGA
- a CDS encoding CPBP family intramembrane glutamic endopeptidase, with protein sequence MKAKKISLPKLGKILKIQTEDKIGFLKRIFYTGVPITAIILIELLIFSGRLKEASIAYTLLLLALSFSIAVTENYQVRKIYQALLILTIFRLINFSMPIFFEINLYSFIFIYAPLAIPITIATTHQEIVHENKRDTLKKLWIYIPLSVLTGFAFAQAEYILIGARGLIPDLSSANLLALIVIMVFVVALIEELMFRAILQTSLEEFLGPAGGIILASLLFGIMHSTYGTPFEMVYTFFVGGFLGYLFYRTRSLPLVVMIHGSINVFLFGILPLTGSGSGLM encoded by the coding sequence TTGAAAGCAAAAAAAATCTCTCTGCCGAAACTTGGGAAGATACTTAAAATTCAAACTGAAGATAAAATAGGATTTCTGAAAAGGATATTCTATACAGGAGTTCCTATAACTGCAATTATTCTCATCGAATTGTTAATTTTCAGTGGAAGATTGAAAGAAGCTTCAATAGCTTATACTTTATTGCTGCTGGCGCTTTCATTTTCAATAGCCGTTACTGAAAATTATCAGGTAAGGAAAATTTACCAGGCTCTTTTGATTCTAACAATTTTCCGATTGATAAACTTTTCTATGCCAATTTTTTTTGAGATAAATCTTTACTCGTTTATATTTATCTATGCTCCTCTGGCAATTCCAATAACTATTGCTACTACTCATCAAGAAATTGTACATGAAAATAAAAGAGATACATTGAAAAAGTTATGGATTTATATTCCTCTGTCTGTACTTACAGGCTTTGCCTTTGCGCAAGCAGAATATATACTTATCGGGGCAAGAGGGCTTATTCCAGATCTCTCATCTGCAAACTTGCTTGCACTAATAGTCATAATGGTCTTCGTTGTGGCATTGATAGAAGAACTAATGTTCAGGGCAATTCTCCAGACGAGCCTGGAGGAATTCTTAGGACCAGCTGGGGGAATCATCCTTGCAAGCCTCCTTTTCGGAATAATGCATTCCACTTACGGCACCCCCTTTGAGATGGTATATACCTTTTTTGTAGGAGGTTTTTTAGGATACCTGTTTTATAGAACCCGAAGTCTTCCCTTAGTGGTAATGATTCATGGCTCAATAAATGTATTTTTATTTGGAATACTTCCTCTTACTGGTTCGGGATCCGGATTGATGTAA
- a CDS encoding DUF1616 domain-containing protein, which translates to MAGNRKLPIDLLIIAGFVFITNVFVLVPVLSDSFLRTYMGIFLVLFLPGYALAGAIFPAKNDLEGIERVAISFGLNIAVVPIMGLILNYSVWGIRETPLLIGLSIFILLMCAVAYYRRRLLPETEAFGISFKTCFLNMKANVLEKPESKADKIIALIFILSILASMGSLAYIIGHPKEGEPFTEFYVLGINGTTADYPTEFVQGEKGTVIIGIRNHEYRPVDYTMEVRLENRSLPIPENQKSVSLEHNMSWEEPITFTPLFEGKNMKLEFLLFNETEKAVPYRSLHLWINVTEGA; encoded by the coding sequence ATGGCCGGAAATAGAAAACTTCCCATAGACCTTTTAATCATTGCAGGTTTTGTATTTATTACTAACGTTTTCGTACTCGTGCCTGTGCTTAGCGATAGTTTCCTGCGAACGTACATGGGGATCTTTCTGGTGCTTTTTTTGCCTGGTTATGCCCTCGCTGGAGCCATCTTTCCAGCCAAAAATGATCTTGAAGGGATTGAAAGAGTTGCAATCTCTTTCGGATTGAATATTGCAGTCGTCCCTATAATGGGACTTATCCTGAATTATTCCGTCTGGGGAATCAGGGAGACTCCTTTACTGATAGGACTTTCAATTTTTATTCTCCTGATGTGTGCAGTTGCATATTACAGAAGGAGATTGCTGCCTGAAACTGAAGCTTTTGGGATTTCATTCAAAACATGTTTCCTTAATATGAAAGCCAATGTACTTGAAAAACCCGAATCAAAAGCTGACAAGATTATTGCGCTTATTTTTATCCTTTCTATTCTGGCATCTATGGGAAGCCTCGCCTACATAATAGGACACCCTAAAGAAGGAGAACCATTTACGGAGTTTTATGTTCTTGGAATTAACGGGACAACCGCGGATTATCCCACAGAATTTGTACAGGGGGAGAAAGGAACAGTTATCATAGGAATAAGAAACCATGAATATAGACCTGTAGATTATACAATGGAAGTAAGGCTTGAAAATCGGTCTCTGCCTATCCCAGAAAATCAAAAATCTGTAAGTCTTGAGCATAATATGTCCTGGGAAGAGCCGATTACTTTTACACCGCTTTTTGAAGGAAAGAACATGAAGTTAGAGTTTCTGCTCTTTAACGAAACTGAAAAAGCAGTACCCTACAGGAGCCTGCATCTCTGGATCAATGTTACTGAGGGGGCCTGA
- a CDS encoding NAD-dependent epimerase/dehydratase family protein yields MKVLVTGGAGFIGSHIAEHFAEAGHTVRILDNLATGFIKNIPQNKNIEFIQGDICDFPLVEKAVSGMDYVFHEAALVSVPLSCERPAEAFRINTLGTLNILQACVKADVNKFVTASSAAVYGNNPVLPKHEDMYPEPSSPYAISKLDGEYLARMFYENHGLRTTCLRYFNVYGPRQDPQSPYAAVIPIFLDRAKAGKDLIIYGDGLQSRDFVHVKDVVRANVAALEHGDGQVFNVAMGKSVTILELAENIIKLTGSSSNIVHAASRAGDVKDSRADVSKISDWWRGEIELQDGLKSLV; encoded by the coding sequence ATGAAAGTACTGGTCACAGGAGGAGCAGGTTTTATAGGCTCCCATATAGCTGAACATTTTGCGGAAGCAGGACACACTGTCAGGATTCTGGATAACCTTGCCACAGGTTTCATCAAAAATATCCCGCAGAATAAAAATATCGAGTTCATTCAGGGAGACATCTGCGACTTTCCCTTAGTCGAAAAGGCGGTTTCGGGCATGGACTACGTCTTTCATGAAGCTGCCCTTGTATCCGTACCTTTAAGCTGTGAAAGACCTGCTGAGGCTTTCCGGATTAACACTCTTGGAACCCTTAACATACTGCAGGCCTGCGTTAAAGCTGATGTCAATAAATTTGTGACAGCTTCTTCTGCTGCCGTTTATGGAAATAATCCAGTCCTTCCAAAACACGAGGATATGTATCCTGAACCGTCATCTCCTTACGCTATATCTAAACTTGATGGAGAGTATCTGGCAAGGATGTTTTACGAGAATCATGGGCTGCGCACTACTTGCCTGCGTTATTTCAATGTTTATGGTCCCCGCCAAGACCCACAATCTCCATATGCGGCTGTTATCCCAATTTTCCTTGATAGGGCAAAAGCAGGAAAAGACCTTATTATTTACGGAGACGGACTTCAGAGCCGGGATTTTGTGCATGTTAAAGATGTAGTCAGGGCAAACGTTGCGGCTCTTGAGCATGGCGATGGTCAGGTTTTTAATGTAGCTATGGGAAAAAGCGTGACCATTCTGGAGCTTGCGGAAAATATTATTAAGTTAACTGGCTCCTCTAGCAATATCGTACATGCCGCCTCACGAGCAGGCGATGTTAAAGATTCAAGAGCAGATGTCTCAAAAATCTCCGATTGGTGGAGAGGAGAGATTGAACTGCAGGACGGATTAAAAAGTCTGGTTTAA
- a CDS encoding TIGR04279 domain-containing protein: protein MRKSLLIVALGILILTSTTATAGNNEKSVVPIESINFIDSNNEKSVVPIGSINFTDRVVYVLDHTSNPTQGNWIIMGNPFAESRIQLPHPIKITYEGPKHIEFGGASGTLYKDRDGKFTVNYPSAYVYRTIPIYQPGEDAVMFFFGEAGLKGNVEIFLIKVTPDTVFEILDAFREKDIRNLNKLFNSSVDGNYKKYSAVLGKNGDLLNYNLGPLDAGQYVIVMTQENEDDSLTVISTTAFMVSKYKLLVSTPGSIVNVADLDISIPVVITNEENLDLRMNLVNAPDKSNCTYGAVLINEHAYKAKIEVNTNGTRSGTSVIVNGVDVIEEFGINSSNYKSKLTKNELQKEIQTLIGEGNGSIAIGEKGEKALSLTTLDLPPGDYLLFVGAYCPGEGLVGLTQLNVLIIPESDHHIPGGDHGSGGDHGPGGDGGSGDDDCSDDDGSGGDDSGDDDSGDDDSGDDDSGDDGPGDDDSGNDDSGGDDSGNDDSGSSGSSGRGGSSGRGSSPESSKNIKAKELCQQFISKGKTIRFEFTKGDTCINYIEFKAKKTAGKTTAIVEELKGKSSLTPNEPEGEIYKYVNIWIGNSGFANSKNIENATIGFKVSKDWIDENYINADSLVLQHFNNKNWDFLPTEKIDEDEKYVYYEAKTPSFSPFAITAEKNMVVIDEKDEDQVYSGGTPQNEVKATNETGTAPQENKNKTILKIATFFVGLVIVLVIGAIIMRKKEPEQ from the coding sequence TTGAGAAAGAGTCTATTGATAGTTGCACTAGGAATACTCATATTAACCTCTACAACAGCAACTGCTGGTAATAATGAAAAGAGTGTTGTCCCTATTGAAAGTATAAACTTTATAGATAGTAATAATGAAAAGAGTGTTGTCCCTATTGGAAGTATAAACTTTACAGACAGAGTTGTTTATGTCTTGGATCATACCAGCAACCCGACACAAGGAAACTGGATTATAATGGGAAACCCGTTTGCAGAGTCAAGAATCCAGCTTCCCCATCCGATAAAAATCACATACGAGGGACCGAAACATATTGAGTTTGGGGGAGCTTCTGGAACCTTGTATAAAGACAGAGATGGAAAATTCACTGTAAACTACCCGTCAGCTTATGTCTATAGAACCATTCCCATTTACCAGCCGGGAGAAGATGCAGTGATGTTTTTCTTTGGGGAAGCCGGTTTAAAAGGAAATGTGGAGATATTCCTTATAAAAGTAACCCCGGACACAGTATTCGAGATCCTTGATGCCTTTAGAGAAAAAGATATAAGGAACCTAAATAAGCTCTTTAACAGCAGTGTAGACGGGAATTATAAAAAATATTCCGCTGTGCTCGGAAAGAATGGAGATTTGCTAAATTATAATTTAGGGCCGCTTGATGCTGGACAGTATGTTATAGTCATGACTCAGGAAAATGAAGACGACAGCTTGACAGTCATCTCCACAACAGCCTTTATGGTCTCAAAATACAAGTTACTCGTTTCAACTCCAGGGAGCATAGTAAATGTAGCAGACCTAGACATAAGCATTCCCGTAGTAATAACAAATGAGGAAAATTTGGATCTAAGAATGAATCTTGTGAATGCTCCCGATAAAAGTAATTGTACTTATGGAGCAGTACTGATCAATGAGCATGCATATAAGGCAAAAATTGAGGTCAATACTAATGGAACAAGAAGCGGCACATCAGTAATAGTAAATGGTGTGGACGTCATTGAAGAGTTTGGCATAAACTCCTCAAATTATAAGTCAAAGCTAACTAAAAACGAGCTTCAGAAAGAAATCCAAACCCTGATAGGGGAAGGAAATGGTTCCATAGCAATAGGAGAAAAAGGCGAGAAAGCATTATCACTTACCACTCTTGATTTACCTCCAGGTGACTATTTGCTCTTTGTGGGAGCATATTGTCCGGGAGAAGGGCTTGTAGGGCTTACTCAGCTCAACGTTTTGATTATACCAGAAAGCGATCATCACATACCTGGAGGAGATCATGGATCTGGAGGGGATCATGGACCTGGAGGTGATGGCGGGTCTGGAGACGATGATTGTTCAGATGATGACGGGTCAGGAGGCGACGATTCTGGAGATGACGACTCTGGAGATGATGACTCTGGAGATGATGACTCTGGAGACGATGGTCCTGGAGATGACGACTCTGGAAATGATGACTCTGGAGGTGATGACTCTGGAAATGACGACTCCGGAAGTAGTGGTAGCTCTGGACGCGGTGGTAGCTCTGGACGCGGTAGCTCTCCAGAATCTTCCAAGAACATCAAAGCAAAAGAGCTCTGTCAGCAGTTTATTTCAAAAGGTAAGACTATAAGGTTTGAGTTCACAAAGGGAGACACCTGTATTAACTACATAGAGTTCAAGGCAAAGAAAACTGCTGGGAAAACTACAGCAATTGTCGAGGAGTTAAAAGGAAAGTCCAGTCTAACTCCAAATGAACCTGAGGGAGAAATATATAAATACGTGAATATTTGGATCGGAAACAGTGGCTTTGCAAACTCTAAAAACATTGAAAATGCCACCATAGGTTTTAAAGTAAGTAAGGACTGGATTGATGAAAACTACATTAACGCAGACTCATTAGTCCTTCAACACTTCAACAACAAAAATTGGGATTTCCTCCCGACCGAAAAGATAGATGAAGATGAAAAATATGTTTACTATGAAGCTAAAACTCCCAGTTTCTCCCCGTTTGCAATCACAGCCGAGAAGAATATGGTAGTGATTGATGAGAAAGATGAAGACCAAGTATATTCCGGAGGAACACCACAGAATGAAGTAAAGGCAACCAATGAGACTGGTACAGCTCCTCAAGAAAATAAAAACAAAACGATTTTGAAAATTGCAACCTTTTTTGTAGGGTTAGTTATAGTCCTTGTTATAGGCGCGATTATAATGAGGAAAAAGGAACCTGAACAATGA
- a CDS encoding CPBP family intramembrane glutamic endopeptidase: MGIAVIVHIGGLIALSLSNIYVNDPEIQKIHQALMLLPILRLINLSMPIFFDTTLYTFVFIYGVLAIPVAVIIISQKHSLEQIGISMKNIGVYMVLSVPLSFILGFGEYLTIKAEYIIPDLSFENLLRLTIIMVFFVGLIEELIFRSILQTRLAQALSIGESLLITSLLFGLMHSGYGTCYEILYTSFVGFLLGIIFYKTKSLPFITVLHGFINVFLFGIIPHYMSSWTGL; the protein is encoded by the coding sequence GTGGGAATCGCTGTTATAGTGCACATTGGGGGTTTGATTGCACTTTCTCTTTCTAATATATATGTAAATGATCCTGAAATTCAGAAAATCCACCAGGCTCTGATGCTTCTTCCTATCCTGAGACTGATAAATCTCTCAATGCCCATTTTTTTTGATACAACCCTTTATACCTTCGTTTTTATCTACGGCGTCTTGGCAATACCAGTCGCAGTTATAATAATCTCTCAGAAGCACTCACTTGAGCAGATAGGAATTTCGATGAAGAATATAGGGGTGTATATGGTTCTTTCGGTTCCACTGAGTTTTATTCTCGGTTTTGGAGAATATCTAACCATAAAGGCAGAGTACATAATCCCCGATCTCTCTTTCGAAAATCTACTTAGACTTACAATTATTATGGTTTTCTTTGTTGGTTTAATTGAGGAGCTTATCTTCAGGTCAATCCTCCAGACAAGGCTCGCACAGGCACTAAGTATTGGTGAGTCATTATTAATTACAAGTCTCCTGTTTGGACTTATGCACTCAGGGTATGGAACCTGTTATGAGATCCTCTATACATCTTTTGTAGGTTTTTTATTGGGCATTATATTCTACAAAACGAAAAGCTTGCCCTTTATTACCGTCCTGCACGGCTTTATTAATGTCTTCCTTTTCGGTATTATTCCACATTATATGAGTAGTTGGACAGGCTTATGA
- a CDS encoding DUF1616 domain-containing protein produces the protein MSLSLSENVKHIALAHNETWEKPVIFTPAFVGENMKLEFLLFNGIEKTVPYRDLSLDRCKYNIKMMS, from the coding sequence ATGTCACTGTCCCTCTCAGAAAATGTGAAGCATATTGCCCTTGCCCATAATGAGACCTGGGAAAAACCAGTTATTTTTACACCTGCGTTTGTGGGAGAAAATATGAAGCTTGAGTTCTTGCTCTTTAATGGGATTGAGAAAACTGTGCCTTATAGGGATCTTTCTCTGGATAGATGTAAATACAACATAAAAATGATGTCTTAA
- a CDS encoding DUF1616 domain-containing protein gives MPRNSVGLPFMLFLPGYALTVPLFLTKYGFDMIEWMALSFGLSIAVVPLIGLCLNYIPWGITPFQYL, from the coding sequence ATGCCCCGCAATTCGGTAGGACTACCTTTTATGCTTTTCCTGCCAGGATACGCTTTGACTGTACCCCTCTTTCTTACAAAATACGGCTTTGATATGATAGAATGGATGGCTCTCTCTTTCGGCTTAAGTATTGCGGTTGTGCCTCTAATAGGTCTTTGTCTTAACTATATTCCTTGGGGCATCACACCCTTCCAATACTTGTAA
- a CDS encoding glycosyltransferase family 2 protein, which yields MNNQLSKVNCIQTTVDKKIKCNAGSGSKNITVILPAYNEEDSIGSIVLLTKLYSDDVIVVDDASSDRTAEIAKNAGAEVIVHQTNRGRDIALDTGFKAAINLGADVIVTMSSNGHHNPADIPKLVDPIIKGHADIVNGSLYLNSPDKPTQIYHRVGQNILGKFTNKNLYKTKDSQTIFRAFSVSAINAAHLDSQSMTVDNWMLADAGKSNLRIKEVEIGAHRNFGDQVKDPIKYILGVLKTVLMDIENNKPLYLYSVPGFALATCGFYMGLRFLEATLLGIGSLHFWPLSLMVFLSIAGVYMTMRGILMHSFVEVTAQTESV from the coding sequence ATGAATAATCAATTATCTAAGGTCAATTGCATTCAGACAACAGTAGACAAAAAAATAAAATGTAATGCAGGAAGCGGCTCTAAAAATATCACCGTAATCCTTCCTGCTTATAATGAAGAAGATTCTATCGGAAGTATTGTTCTTCTCACGAAGCTCTATAGTGATGATGTTATTGTAGTTGATGATGCAAGCTCGGATCGGACAGCTGAAATAGCAAAAAATGCAGGGGCTGAAGTAATCGTACATCAGACAAACAGAGGTCGAGATATAGCTCTTGATACTGGTTTTAAAGCCGCAATTAACCTTGGCGCTGATGTAATTGTGACAATGAGCTCTAACGGGCATCATAATCCTGCGGACATCCCCAAGCTTGTTGACCCGATTATTAAAGGTCATGCAGACATAGTTAACGGTAGCCTGTACCTGAACAGCCCGGATAAACCCACTCAAATTTACCACCGTGTAGGGCAGAACATCTTGGGTAAGTTTACTAACAAAAATCTGTACAAGACCAAAGATTCTCAGACCATTTTTCGGGCTTTTTCAGTTTCTGCAATAAACGCTGCTCATCTTGATTCCCAGAGCATGACTGTAGATAACTGGATGCTTGCAGATGCAGGAAAATCCAACCTCCGCATAAAAGAAGTCGAAATCGGTGCACATCGTAACTTCGGAGACCAGGTTAAAGATCCGATTAAATACATTCTTGGAGTTCTGAAAACTGTACTGATGGATATAGAGAACAATAAACCGCTTTACTTATACTCAGTGCCAGGATTTGCCCTTGCCACTTGCGGTTTTTATATGGGTTTGAGATTTCTTGAAGCCACTCTCCTTGGAATCGGAAGTCTACATTTCTGGCCGCTGTCTCTAATGGTTTTTCTATCAATTGCTGGAGTTTACATGACAATGAGGGGGATTTTGATGCATTCCTTTGTGGAGGTAACCGCGCAAACGGAGTCTGTATGA
- a CDS encoding glycosyltransferase family 2 protein: MGNELLIGKSETQTNKYQEKTYSKGTASKNITVILPAYNEEVSIGSIVLLTRFYADNVIVVDDGSSDRTAEVARKAGAEVIVHKVNQGKGAALKTGFTAAVSLGADVIVTMDSDGQHNPADIPKLVEPILKGEADMVNGSRYLNGLDKNTPVYRRVGQKILDRVTNLNSGLKITDSQSGFRAFAASTKDVFRFNAQGMAIESEMLADAGKSGLRIKEVEIGVRYDVDCSTLSPIKHGFSVLVLVLKDIKFNNPLYYFTVPGISLGIGGLYMCTHFLRIYLLGGNLQFVPTMLMILFIIVGIFMALTGILLHSVAGLENEAKTA, from the coding sequence ATGGGCAATGAACTGCTTATAGGAAAAAGCGAGACGCAAACAAATAAATACCAAGAAAAGACGTACAGTAAAGGCACAGCTTCCAAAAATATCACAGTTATCCTTCCTGCCTACAATGAAGAAGTTTCTATTGGTAGCATAGTTCTCCTTACCAGGTTCTATGCAGACAACGTAATTGTTGTTGACGATGGAAGCTCGGATCGGACAGCTGAAGTTGCCAGGAAAGCCGGAGCTGAAGTGATAGTCCATAAAGTTAATCAGGGAAAAGGTGCAGCATTAAAAACTGGCTTTACAGCTGCAGTCTCTCTTGGTGCCGATGTAATCGTGACAATGGACTCCGATGGTCAGCATAACCCGGCTGATATCCCGAAACTGGTTGAACCTATTCTCAAAGGTGAAGCCGATATGGTTAACGGCAGCCGCTACCTCAACGGCCTGGATAAAAATACTCCGGTGTACCGCCGTGTTGGGCAGAAAATTCTGGATAGGGTTACCAATCTGAACTCAGGTCTCAAAATTACTGATTCTCAGAGTGGGTTTCGTGCCTTTGCAGCATCTACAAAAGATGTCTTCCGTTTCAATGCCCAGGGCATGGCGATAGAAAGTGAAATGCTGGCAGATGCAGGAAAATCCGGTCTCCGTATAAAAGAAGTCGAAATTGGAGTCCGTTACGATGTTGATTGCTCAACTTTGAGCCCGATTAAGCACGGCTTTAGCGTTCTCGTTCTGGTTTTAAAAGATATAAAGTTCAACAACCCCCTTTACTACTTCACGGTCCCTGGTATTTCTCTTGGAATCGGAGGACTTTATATGTGCACTCACTTCTTAAGAATTTATCTTCTGGGAGGAAATCTTCAATTTGTACCTACAATGCTCATGATTCTGTTCATCATTGTAGGAATTTTCATGGCTTTGACAGGCATCTTGCTGCATAGTGTAGCTGGACTGGAGAATGAAGCAAAAACAGCATGA